In the genome of Streptomyces sp. 846.5, the window GCGGAAGTAGCCTGGCCCCCGCGCCTCGCGGCGGCTCCGCGCTCAGTCGCCGAGGGTGGCGACCAGGACGGCCTTGATGGTGTGCAGCCGGTTCTCGGCCTGGTCGAAGACGACCGAGTGCTCGGACTCGAACAGCTCGTCGGTGACCTCCAGCTCGGTCATCCCGGTCGTGGCGTGCAGCTGCCGGGCGACCTCGGTGCCGAGGTCGTGGAAGGCCGGCAGGCAGTGCAGGAACCTCACGGCCGGATTGCCGGTGGCGCGGACGGTGTCCATGGAGACCTGGTACGGCGTCAGCAGTTCGATCCTCTCGGCCCAGACCTCCTTGGGCTCGCCCATGGAGACCCAGACGTCGGTGTAGAGGAAGTCCGCACCGAGCACGCCCTCCGCCACGTCGGCGGTGAGGGTGATCCGCGCTCCGGTGCGCTCGGCCAGCGCGGCGGCCTCGGCGCGGACCTCGGCGGTCGGCCAGAGCTTCTCGGGGGCGACGACGCGGATGTCCATCCCCAGCAGCGCGCCGGTGATCAGCAGCGAGTTGCCCATGTTGTTGCGGGCGTCGCCCAGGTAGGCGAGCGCGACCTCGGGCAGCGGCTTGGTGCTGTGCTCCTGCACGGTCAGGATGTCGGCGAGCATCTGGGTCGGGTGCCACTCGTCGGTCAGCCCGTTCCAGACCGGGACGCCGGCGTGGGCGGCCAGCTCCTCGACGATCTGCTGGCCGTGGCCCCGGTACTGGATTCCGTCGAACATCCGGCCGAGGACCCTGGCGGTGTCCTTGACCGACTCCTTGGCCCCCAGGTGGGAGCCGCTGGGGTCGAGGTAGGTGGTGTGCGCGCCCTGGTCGGCCGCGGCGACCTCGAAGGCGC includes:
- the argF gene encoding ornithine carbamoyltransferase, which translates into the protein MAFNLRHRHFLKELDFTPQEFRFLLDLSAQLKAAKYAGTEQPRLRGKNIALVFEKGSTRTRCAFEVAAADQGAHTTYLDPSGSHLGAKESVKDTARVLGRMFDGIQYRGHGQQIVEELAAHAGVPVWNGLTDEWHPTQMLADILTVQEHSTKPLPEVALAYLGDARNNMGNSLLITGALLGMDIRVVAPEKLWPTAEVRAEAAALAERTGARITLTADVAEGVLGADFLYTDVWVSMGEPKEVWAERIELLTPYQVSMDTVRATGNPAVRFLHCLPAFHDLGTEVARQLHATTGMTELEVTDELFESEHSVVFDQAENRLHTIKAVLVATLGD